The following are encoded in a window of Fusarium falciforme chromosome 11, complete sequence genomic DNA:
- a CDS encoding UBC core domain-containing protein has translation MDMPSPEGISMLGEVGKGGIAAMSISSSDSSSDSSDSRSAKTPDDFDFDDLVAHNIKACTALAPTLDSTAPSVSRSDQRRMLIELEAIKSWGNETERWYTLRPIVEDRLDAYLGTFIGPKDTPYEGGIFHVRFSLKEGYPFTPPEMWFLTKILHPNVDTRGTICMDLDWSPSLTLEVLLASAASLLDTPDWWDPMPDGLVAALGNDAEKFDEMARKWTKDFATGELVRPGDRIDGFCNTTDSVPGWAKPIMWARKRLNPNAFGLFKR, from the coding sequence ATGGACATGCCAAGTCCAGAGGGTATCTCCATGCTTGGGGAAGTGGGAAAAGGCGGCATCGCCGCGATGAGTATATCGTCATCAGACTCGTCATCGGACTCATCAGACTCTCGCAGCGCCAAGACGCCTGACGACTTCGACTTTGACGACTTAGTGGCTCACAACATCAAGGCGTGCACTGCTCTGGCACCCACTTTGGACTCGACGGCGCCTAGTGTAAGCCGCAGTGATCAACGCCGTATGCTCATAGAGCTTGAGGCTATCAAGTCATGGGGAAACGAGACAGAACGATGGTATACACTGAGACCAATTGTCGAGGACCGATTGGATGCATATCTCGGAACATTTATCGGTCCCAAGGACACACCATATGAAGGTGGCATCTTTCACGTCCGCTTCAGCCTCAAGGAAGGGTACCCATTTACACCCCCAGAAATGTGGTTTTTGACCAAGATTCTCCATCCCAACGTCGATACCCGAGGTACAATCTGCATGGACCTCGACTGGTCCCCATCACTCACTTTAGAAGTGCTATTGGCCTCTGCGGCATCCTTGCTCGACACCCCAGACTGGTGGGATCCCATGCCAGATGGTCTTGTTGCCGCGCTGGGGAACGATGCAGAAAAGTTTGATGAAATGGCAAGGAAATGGACAAAAGATTTTGCAACTGGAGAGCTTGTTCGTCCTGGGGATAGAATTGATGGGTTCTGCAATACGACTGATTCGGTGCCAGGATGGGCCAAGCCGATTATgtgggcgaggaagaggctcaATCCGAATGCTTTTGGGTTGTTCAAGAGATAG
- a CDS encoding HET domain-containing protein, whose amino-acid sequence MSSGLPLRLLCHDNGNFFVVNPAAHHVTSFDILSYTWGPEVEPYNCRLGGVTWNVKINPDKLEDIKRLMMAADIKYVWADCVCINQTDENEKATEIPKMFEYYRSAERCHLLLDMEEEWIPQRIVDDLKFIDHVLHHMRGAALASEAVGLTDNLINRLDQWANTDWNFDIGQSTVRSAAIDMGVLNCYSTCIKCVISLFDNEYFSRVWTFQEMILGKNITMWGINPTSIFYIGQLHTWMDLAIDCTDKASKLHDWIENGRFLKTAAVSAILRVIGEDIQSLVSLQTQVRGINSARTDIINGGSYWWRENYKGISNIFSAISIKPRKCGHTADIFRGLLGIFSGLFTKDEVNTQLSGSDIKVISFNFFKRLSTETGLAWTRLGVTSKAREGGWNWIPVVESDNQIMTTDCFAGVLNLGRLKKEGRAKAPAITGLIGTPRKFIKIRLSQGNGDFQFIFKGCNCGKKLKTGRFSSERIPTYDQPRDVVKDETGRTLVQCATILGAIMDPGRGNLVEYRRRLLKKLQPMWETTDPMAKPVGWEDRSVSGTFWENPNIIGFRAHNLSMNYRMVSITKCGSRLANGSTASIKCHVSVNCGCTIVAPFALIFEAITAVEQSSLGKTAVRSDGDGRIVLQDGLGLVQVGDVGKAFDLIAFSGDIQAHRLYAASCRKKKENEPIDYGVPLPSGRALVREEFTHDVTDMMKDYGYVNTGGSGNLLLSRKHGFDPYKIVGVCIDEFFPDKKGKGLVKIQ is encoded by the coding sequence ATGTCATCCGGACTCCCATTAAGACTTCTTTGCCACGACAACGGCAACTTCTTCGTCGTCAACCCTGCTGCTCACCATGTGACAAGCTTCGATATCCTCTCCTACACCTGGGGCCCGGAGGTGGAGCCGTACAACTGCCGACTTGGCGGCGTCACCTGGAATGTCAAGATAAATCCCGACAAGCTGGAAGACATCAAGCGACTGATGATGGCGGCTGACATCAAGTATGTCTGGGCCGACTGTGTGTGCATAAACCAGACAGACGAGAATGAGAAGGCGACGGAAATCCCAAAGATGTTTGAGTACTATAGGAGCGCCGAGAGAtgccatctccttctcgacatggaggaggagtggATCCCGCAGAGGATTGTCGACGACCTCAAGTTCATTGACCACGTCCTGCATCACATGCGTGGCGCGGCACTCGCCTCTGAGGCCGTCGGGCTGACCGACAACCTTATCAATCGCCTGGATCAGTGGGCCAACACGGACTGGAACTTCGACATAGGCCAGTCAACCGTGAGGTCTGCCGCAATCGACATGGGCGTACTAAACTGCTACTCAACATGCATCAAGTGTGTCATATCGCTCTTCGACAATGAGTACTTCTCTCGGGTCTGGACGTTCCAGGAGATGATTCTCGGCAAGAACATAACCATGTGGGGGATCAACCCCACGAGTATCTTTTACATCGGCCAGCTCCATACCTGGATGGACCTGGCTATTGACTGCACCGACAAGGCGTCCAAGTTGCATGATTGGATAGAGAACGGTCGGTTTCTCAAGACGGCAGCCGTCAGCGCCATACTGAGGGTCATTGGGGAGGATATTCAATCTCTCGTCAGCCTGCAGACCCAAGTCAGGGGGATCAACAGCGCAAGGACCGACATCATCAATGGTGGTTCCTACTGGTGGCGAGAGAACTACAAGGGGATAAGCAACATCTTCTCCGCCATATCCATCAAGCCACGAAAGTGTGGACACACTGCCGACATCTTCAGGGGCCTGCTGGGCATCTTCAGTGGGCTGTTCACCAAAGATGAGGTGAATACGCAACTGTCAGGAAGCGACATCAAAGTCATCTCGTTCAACTTCTTCAAGAGACTGTCTACTGAGACCGGACTGGCATGGACTAGACTTGGGGTAACTAGCAAGGCAAGAGAGGGCGGATGGAATTGGATTCCAGTAGTGGAAAGCGACAACCAGATCATGACGACCGACTGCTTCGCCGGGGTCCTCAACTTGGGCAGGCTCAAGAAGGAAGGGCGGGCCAAAGCACCGGCTATAACAGGTCTTATCGGAACTCCGCGGAAGTTCATCAAGATCCGACTAAGCCAGGGAAATGGAGATTTTCAGTTCATCTTCAAAGGCTGCAACTGtgggaagaagctcaagactgGCCGCTTTTCAAGTGAGCGCATACCCACTTACGACCAGCCCAGAGACGTGGTCAAGGACGAGACAGGCCGGACCTTGGTGCAATGCGCCACCATCCTGGGAGCCATCATGGACCCGGGGCGAGGCAATTTAGTCGAGTATCGGAGGAGGTTGCTCAAAAAGCTGCAGCCAATGTGGGAGACCACGGATCCCATGGCGAAACCCGTCGGGTGGGAAGACCGGTCTGTCAGCGGCACGTTCTGGGAGAATCCAAACATCATCGGCTTCCGGGCGCATAATCTATCGATGAACTACAGGATGGTCTCGATAACGAAATGCGGTTCGCGCCTTGCAAATGGAAGCACGGCAAGCATCAAATGCCACGTCAGTGTCAACTGCGGATGCACCATAGTTGCCCCATTCGCCCTCATCTTCGAAGCTATAACTGCTGTGGAGCAAAGCTCCCTCGGTAAAACGGCTGTGAGATCGGACGGTGATGGTAGGATAGTCTTGCAAGATGGACTGGGGTTGGTGCAGGTCGGGGACGTCGGCAAGGCCTTCGACCTGATAGCTTTCTCAGGTGATATACAAGCCCACAGGTTGTATGCTGCCAGCTgcagaaagaagaaggagaacgaGCCTATTGATTATGGAGTGCCTTTGCCGAGTGGCAGGGCTCTCGTGAGAGAGGAGTTTACCCACGACGTTACCGACATGATGAAGGATTATGGGTACGTGAATACTGGGGGGTCTGGGAATTTGCTCCTGTCTAGGAAACATGGCTTCGATCCGTACAAGATCGTTGGCGTTTGCATTGACGAGTTTTTCCCGGATAAGAAAGGAAAAGGGCTAGTCAAGATTCAATAG
- a CDS encoding Peptidase A1 domain-containing protein, producing MKSTLFFTSFLACSLVSALPTVSSGNQCSVQQVKNSNFKRDGTRALIKAYRKYGITLPENLAAAAKGIHGRSDTGSAVTVPVQNDAEWLTPVQIGSPPKTFQMDFDTGSSDLWVYGPQAAAAGGGQTQYIAAESNTSKQLDGASFQIQYGDGSAAAGHVVTDTVSIGGLAVQNQAVEVADEVTQSFLQQQDLDGLVGLGFSSINTVQPEKQKTFFAGTNAQHGNTLFTADLQQDAPGKYNFGFIDKSAFTGDIAFTDIDSSSGLWTFTSTGFSVGKDALSQTPLTGIADTGTSLLLLPGEVNEAYYSQVKGAQLDQAAGGFTFPCDSELPDFSFGVGKAAITIPGAFINFAPIPGSASQGQGLNKRRYGQRFEGLKAQAAGQGSGMCFGGLQSSDSAGINIFGDIALKAAFVVFDGGNSRIGFAKKPLPAAAK from the coding sequence ATGAAGTCTACTCTCTTCTTCACAAGCTTCTTGGCTTGTTCCCTCGTTTCTGCCCTCCCCACTGTCTCTTCCGGAAACCAATGTTCAGTTCAGCAGGTCAAGAACTCCAACTTCAAGAGAGACGGCACCCGCGCTCTCATCAAGGCATACAGAAAGTATGGCATCACACTCCCTGAAAacctcgctgctgctgcaaagGGGATCCACGGCCGCAGCGACACCGGCAGTGCTGTAACTGTGCCCGTACAAAACGACGCCGAGTGGTTGACTCCGGTTCAAATTGGGTCTCCTCCCAAGACATTCCAGATGGACTTTGACACTGGATCTTCGGATCTTTGGGTTTATGGTCCTCAAGCTGCGGCTGCTGGAGGTGGTCAGACTCAATATATCGCGGCTGAAAGCAACACGTCAAAGCAGTTAGATGGTGCGTCATTCCAGATCCAATACGGAGATGGaagcgctgctgctggtcaCGTTGTGACGGACACTGTCTCTATTGGTGGTCTCGCCGTGCAGAATCAGGCTGTTGAAGTTGCGGATGAAGTTACCCAATCCTTCCTTCAGCAACAGGACCTCGATGGTCTTGTTGGCTTGGGCTTCAGTTCCATCAACACTGTCCAACCAGAGAAGCAGAAAACCTTCTTTGCTGGCACAAACGCTCAGCATGGAAACACACTCTTCACTGCAGACCTACAGCAGGACGCGCCTGGCAAGTACAACTTTGGCTTCATCGACAAGTCGGCTTTTACCGGTGACATCGCCTTTACCGATATCGACTCCTCCTCTGGTCTGTGGACATTCACTTCAACTGGCTTCTCTGTCGGAAAAGATGCACTTTCTCAGACACCTCTGACTGGCATCGCTGATACTGGAACTTCGCTTCTTCTGCTGCCCGGAGAAGTCAACGAAGCTTACTACTCCCAGGTCAAAGGAGCCCAGTTGGACCAGGCCGCAGGTGGCTTTACTTTCCCCTGTGACTCAGAGCTCCCCGACTTTTCCTTTGGCGTCGGAAAAgcagccatcaccatccccgGCGCCTTCATCAACTTTGCCCCCATCCCAGGAAGTGCAAGTCAGGGTCAAGGTCTCAACAAGAGGAGGTATGGACAGAGGTTTGAAGGACTCAAGGCTCAGGCAGCTGGACAGGGATCTGGCATGTGCTTTGGTGGTCTCCAGTCAAGTGATTCTGCTGGTATCAACATTTTTGGAGATATTGCGCTGAAGGCTGCTTTCGTTGTCTTTGACGGAGGAAATTCGCGGATAGGATTTGCCAAGAAGCCACTCCCAGCTGCTGCGAAATAG
- a CDS encoding 2EXR domain-containing protein: MTSKPHLQIFKIDAPQSSTDLKGFPLFAKLPTELRFKIWKHSLEHPRILKVHLRYPSAFDSKLAHNGQTRPASHQSQNYRPVVKGYQTLSKLLRVNKDARGAALSFYRVHLPCWLAKGASRSEDLVPGTIYFNPEYDFLHVRQESMDMIDFFYDLKFKYDPQYIGIRNLALCRRTLGNNPCRLAPLPASNTNPEAMRAFNGIISQLEEIFFVSVQSIARMVLGRDTGSLVLYETSFNRSFPIMGMALNFDRIGRDPRQAGEDFKSLSIMGNPHELYTSWLEAMEGMGIDPPKAQYRILLTFRPYDRIYNEEDGRKWVQKEDEIWNGTYEYTGPFSTIDWKTTPGSSLPKFRDEDLDKAVRPTFGFWLFPVDAFDDGSERGSHSNQISAWDVSEHWPELALLRLPPS, encoded by the coding sequence ATGACTTCGAAACCGCATCTCCAGATCTTCAAGATTGATGCCCCTCAGTCCAGCACAGACTTGAAAGGGTTCCCTCTATTCGCCAAATTGCCGACTGAACTCCGCTTCAAGATCTGGAAACATTCTTTGGAACACCCTCGTATCCTCAAGGTGCATTTGCGGTACCCCTCCGCATTCGATTCAAAGTTGGCCCATAATGGTCAGACAAGACCAGCTTCGCACCAAAGCCAGAACTATCGTCCAGTAGTCAAAGGATATCAGACATTGAGCAAGCTCCTGAGAGTCAATAAAGATGCTCGAGGAGCGGCTCTGTCCTTCTACCGGGTCCATCTCCCTTGCTGGCTGGCAAAGGGGGCTTCCAGGAGTGAAGATTTAGTCCCTGGCACCATCTACTTCAATCCAGAGTACGACTTTCTCCACGTTAGGCAGGAAAGCATGGACATGATAGACTTCTTCTACGATTTGAAGTTCAAATATGATCCACAATACATTGGCATCCGCAACTTGGCGCTCTGCCGCAGGACGCTAGGCAATAATCCATGCCGCCTCGCCCCGTTGCCAGCTTCAAACACCAACCCCGAAGCCATGAGGGCCTTTAATGGCATCATATCTCAGCTCGAAGAGATTTTTTTTGTATCCGTTCAAAGTATCGCCCGCATGGTCCTAGGCCGTGATACTGGCTCCCTCGTGCTCTACGAAACTTCCTTCAACCGCTCCTTTCCCATCATGGGCATGGCACTCAACTTTGATCGTATAGGCCGGGACCCTCGACAGGCTGGGGAGGACTTTAAAAGTCTCTCTATCATGGGTAACCCACATGAGCTGTACACCTCCTGGTTAGAGGCAATGGAGGGCATGGGTATCGATCCGCCAAAGGCCCAATACCGAATCCTGCTCACTTTTCGCCCATATGATCGCATATACAACGAAGAAGACGGCAGAAAATGGGTCCAGAAAGAAGACGAAATCTGGAACGGCACATACGAATACACCGGACCCTTTTCCACTATAGACTGGAAAACTACGCCAGGTTCTTCGCTTCCGAAATTCCGAGACGAGGATCTCGACAAGGCAGTGCGGCCTACGTTTGGCTTTTGGCTTTTCCCGGTGGATGCCTTTGATGATGGCTCTGAGCGTGGATCTCACTCTAATCAGATTTCTGCATGGGATGTTTCTGAGCATTGGCCCGAGTTGGCGCTCTTGCGTCTACCCCCGTCGTGA